The window GGGCGGGCCCTGGACTATTTGGAGCAGGGGGTCTTGGACCTCTCCCGGGTGGAGATCGCCGTCTTGGACGAGGCGGACGAGATGCTCTCCATGGGGTTTGAGGAGGAGGTGGAAAGGCTTCTTTCCGCCACCCCCAAGGAGCGCCAGACCCTCCTCTTCTCCGCCACCCTGCCCTCCTGGGCCCGGAAGCTTTCCGAGCGCTACATGCGCGCCCCCGTGCTCATCAACGTGGTGAGGGAGGAGGGGGTGACCTACCAGGAGGAGGCCATCCTGGCCCCCACCGACCGCCTGGGCCTCCTTTCCGACCTCCTCTTTGTGAAGGCCCCCAAGCGGGCCATCGTCTTCACCTCCACCAAGCGGGAAACGGAGGAGGTGGCCGCGGGCCTCCTCCAGGCGGGCCACCCCGCCCGGGCCATCCACGGGGACCTTTCCCAGTCGGACCGGGAGCGGGTCCTGAAGGCCTTCCGGGAGGGGGAGGTGCGCGTTCTCGTGGCCACGGACGTGGCCGCCCGGGGCCTGGACATCCCCGAGGTGGACCTGGTGGTCCACTACCGCCTGCCCCAAAGCCCCGAGGCCTACCAGCACCGCTCCGGACGCACGGGCCGGGCCGGGCGGGGGGGCGAGGTGGTGGCCTTCTATGGCCCTAGGGAGAAGCGGGAGCTCATGGCCCTGGAAAAGGCCGTGGGCCGCACCTTCCGCCGGGTGAACCCCCCCACGCCGGAGGAGGTCTTGGAGGCCAAATGGCAACACCTCCTGGCCCGCCTGGCCGGGGTGCCGGAGCGGGACTACAAGCTCTACCTGGACTTCGCCCAGCGCCTTTTCGCCGAGGGGCGGGTGGAGGTGGTGGCGGCCCTCATGGCCCTCCTCCTGGGCGGGGCCCCCAAGGAGAAGAGCCTCCTCACGGGGGAGGAGGGCTGGCGCACCTTTAAGGCCACCGGGGCCCGGCTCACCCTGCCCCGCCTGGTGGCCCTCCTCAAGGAGCGGGGCCTCGAGGTGGGGAAGATCCTCGAGGCGGAGGACGGCTTCTACGTAGACCTCCGCCCCCAGGATCTTCCCAAGCTCAGCCAGCTCCAGGGCCTTCGCCTGGAGCAGGCCAAGCGGGTGGAGGGGGTTTTGGCGGCCCCTGGCCCGAAAAGGCGCTAGAGCGCCAAGCCATACAAAAGGAGCCCACCTCCCCCTTAGGGGGAGGTGGGGCTTGGTGCGCCCGGAGGGATTCGAACCCCCGGCCTAGGGCTTAGGAAGCCCCCGCTCTATCCTGCTGAGCTACGGGCGCCCACACCTTTGGCGATTCTAGCACCCGGGAAGGGCGAAGGCAAGGCGTATAGTTTTTTCCGGGGCTAAGGGCCCTTTGTATAAGGGAGCTTTTATGGATGCCCCGGAGGGCTTGGCTTGTGCCCGGCCTCACGCGCCCTTAGCCTGGAGGGAAGATGACCGAGACCAAAGACCTAGCCGCCCTTTCGGTGAACGCCATCCGCTTTTTGGCCATAGACGCCGTGGAGAAGGCGAGAAGCGGCCACCCCGGCATGCCCATGGCCATGGCCCCCCTGGCCTACCTCCTCTTCCGGGAGGTCCTGCGCCACCACCCCGAAGACCCCTTGTGGCCGGACCGGGACCGGTTCGTCCTCTCCGCAGGGCACGGCTCCATGCTCCTTTATGCCGTCCTCCACCTCACGGGCTACGACCTTCCCCTGGAGGAGCTCCAGCGCTTCCGCCAATGGGGCTCCAAGACCCCCGGCCACCCCGAGCGGGGCCACACCCCAGGGGTGGAGGTGACCACGGGGCCCTTGGGCCAGGGGATCTCCACCGCGGTGGGCCTGGCCTTGGCGGAGAAGAAGCTCGCCCTGGAGTTCAACCGCCCGGGGCACACGGTGGTGGACCACTGGACCTACGTCCTGGCCTCGGACGGGGACCTGATGGAGGGGGTTTCCGGGGAGGCGAGCTCTTTGGCGGGCACCTGGGGGCTTTCCAAGCTCATCGTCTTCTGGGACGACAACCGCATCTCCATTGACGGCCCCACGGACCTGGCCTTCACGGAGGACGTCCTCGCCCGCTACCGGGCCTACGGCTGGCAGACCCTGAGGGTGGAGGACGCCAACGACCTCTCCGCCCTCCAGCACGCCCTACGGCTCGCCCAGCTGGACGAGCGGCCCACCCTCATCGCCGTGCGGAGCCACATCGGCTACGGCTCCCCCAAGCAGGACTCCCACAAGGCCCATGGGGAGCCCTTGGGGCCGGAGGCGGTGGAGGCCACCCGCAAGGCCCTGGGCTGGCCCTACCCGCCTTTCGTGGTGCCGGAGGAGGTCTACCGCCACATGGACATGCGCCCGAGGGGCCGGGCCCTGAAGGAGGAATGGGAAAGGCGCCTCGAGGCCTACGCCAAGGCCTACCCTGACCTCTACGAGGAGCTCCTCCGCCGCCTCAAGGGGGAGCTACCCCCCTTGCCCGAAACCCCTCCCGCCTTTGACAAGCCCGTGGCCACCCGGGCGGCAAGCGGCCGCACCCTGGACGAGATCGCCCCCAGGATGCCCGAGCTCCTTGGGGGTAGCGCCGACCTCACCCCCTCCAACAACACCCAGGCCAAGGGGATGGCGGACTTTTCCCGGGAGAACCCTTCCGGCCGCTACCTCCACTTCGGGGTGCGGGAGCACGCCATGGGGGCCATCCTGAACGGGCTCAACCTCCACGGGGGGTATAGGGCCTACGGGGGGACCTTCCTGGTCTTCTCCGACTACATGCGCCCCGCCCTCCGCCTTGCCGCCCTCATGGGGACCCCCACGGTCTTTGTCTTCACCCACGACTCCATCGCCCTTGGGGAGGACGGCCCCACCCACCAGCCCGTGGAGCACCTCATGGCCCTGAGGGCCATGCCGGACCTTTGGGTGATCCGTCCCGCGGACGCCCACGAGACCTTCTACGCCTGGCAGGTGGCCTTGAGGCGGAAGGAAGGCCCCACCGCCCTCATCCTCACCCGCCAGGCGGTGCCCCTCCTTTCCCCGGAGAAGGCGAAAGGGCTCCTAAAGGGCGGGTACGTCCTGGAGGAGGACGAGGAGCCCGAGGGCATCCTGGTGGCCACGGGGAGCGAGGTCCACCTGGCCCTCAGGGCCAAGGCCCTCCTGAACGGAAAGGGGCGGCGGGTGCGGGTGGTGAGCCTGCCTTCTTGGGAGCTCTTTGAGGCCCAGCCTGCGGAGTACCGGGAGCAGGTTCTCCCCAAAGGGCTTCCCACGGTGGCGGTGGAGGCGGGGGCCAGCTTGGGCTGGGAGCGGTACGCCCATAGGGCAGTGGGCCTGGACCGCTTCGGGGCCAGCGCCCCCTACCCCGAGGTCTACGAGCGCCTGGGCTTCACCCCGGAGCGGGTGGCGGAGGCCTTGGAAGAGCTCCTATGAGGTTCTGGGTGGACCCCCTACCCCGCCCTGGGGCCTACCGGGAGGTGGCCATCGTGGTGGACGTGATCCGGGCCACCACCACCGCGGGGGTCTACCTGGAGGCGGGGGCCGAGGCTCTGGTCCTGGCCCCCTCCCTCGAGGCCGCCCGGGCCCTCAGGCGCCCGGGGGAGGTCCTGGCGGGGGAGGTGGGGGGGCTTAGGCCCGAGGGGTTTGACCTGGGGAACTCCCCCAAGGAGGCGGAGGGGGTCCGGGGCCGGACGGTGGTCATGGCCACCACCAACGGCACCCGGGCGGCCCACGCGGTCAAGGGGGCCCGGGCCATCCTCTTGGGATCGTTGCAGAACGCCTCCAGCGTGGCCCAAAAGGCCTCGGAGCTGGGGGAGGAGGTGGCCCTGGTGGCCGCGGGCAAGGAGGGCCAGGTGGCCTTGGACGACCTCTACGCCGTGGGGGTCATCGGGGCTAGGCTGTTGGCCCTGGGGTTCCGGCCCGAAGGGGAGATGGCCCATCTGGCCCTCTTCCTGGCCCAGAGCCCGCCTTTGGAGGTCCTTTGGGTTTCCG of the Thermus oshimai DSM 12092 genome contains:
- a CDS encoding DEAD/DEAH box helicase, producing MEFANFPLKPEILEALKAKGIFAPTPIQAAALPIALDGRDLIGQARTGTGKTLAFALPIAERLAPSSERGRPPRALVLTPTRELALQVAEEVASVAPHLKVVAVYGGTGYGKQKEALARGADVVVATPGRALDYLEQGVLDLSRVEIAVLDEADEMLSMGFEEEVERLLSATPKERQTLLFSATLPSWARKLSERYMRAPVLINVVREEGVTYQEEAILAPTDRLGLLSDLLFVKAPKRAIVFTSTKRETEEVAAGLLQAGHPARAIHGDLSQSDRERVLKAFREGEVRVLVATDVAARGLDIPEVDLVVHYRLPQSPEAYQHRSGRTGRAGRGGEVVAFYGPREKRELMALEKAVGRTFRRVNPPTPEEVLEAKWQHLLARLAGVPERDYKLYLDFAQRLFAEGRVEVVAALMALLLGGAPKEKSLLTGEEGWRTFKATGARLTLPRLVALLKERGLEVGKILEAEDGFYVDLRPQDLPKLSQLQGLRLEQAKRVEGVLAAPGPKRR
- a CDS encoding 2-phosphosulfolactate phosphatase, encoding MRFWVDPLPRPGAYREVAIVVDVIRATTTAGVYLEAGAEALVLAPSLEAARALRRPGEVLAGEVGGLRPEGFDLGNSPKEAEGVRGRTVVMATTNGTRAAHAVKGARAILLGSLQNASSVAQKASELGEEVALVAAGKEGQVALDDLYAVGVIGARLLALGFRPEGEMAHLALFLAQSPPLEVLWVSEAAQALERVGLGADVALCAQVDRHGVVPVFQGFRDGGMVFGRG
- the tkt gene encoding transketolase — encoded protein: MTETKDLAALSVNAIRFLAIDAVEKARSGHPGMPMAMAPLAYLLFREVLRHHPEDPLWPDRDRFVLSAGHGSMLLYAVLHLTGYDLPLEELQRFRQWGSKTPGHPERGHTPGVEVTTGPLGQGISTAVGLALAEKKLALEFNRPGHTVVDHWTYVLASDGDLMEGVSGEASSLAGTWGLSKLIVFWDDNRISIDGPTDLAFTEDVLARYRAYGWQTLRVEDANDLSALQHALRLAQLDERPTLIAVRSHIGYGSPKQDSHKAHGEPLGPEAVEATRKALGWPYPPFVVPEEVYRHMDMRPRGRALKEEWERRLEAYAKAYPDLYEELLRRLKGELPPLPETPPAFDKPVATRAASGRTLDEIAPRMPELLGGSADLTPSNNTQAKGMADFSRENPSGRYLHFGVREHAMGAILNGLNLHGGYRAYGGTFLVFSDYMRPALRLAALMGTPTVFVFTHDSIALGEDGPTHQPVEHLMALRAMPDLWVIRPADAHETFYAWQVALRRKEGPTALILTRQAVPLLSPEKAKGLLKGGYVLEEDEEPEGILVATGSEVHLALRAKALLNGKGRRVRVVSLPSWELFEAQPAEYREQVLPKGLPTVAVEAGASLGWERYAHRAVGLDRFGASAPYPEVYERLGFTPERVAEALEELL